One genomic segment of Vulpes lagopus strain Blue_001 chromosome 9, ASM1834538v1, whole genome shotgun sequence includes these proteins:
- the HNF4G gene encoding hepatocyte nuclear factor 4-gamma isoform X1 — MCVSKSMMRVSEPILDMEMANYSEVLDPTYTTLEFETMQILYNSNDSSAPETTSMNATDNGVNCLCAICGDRATGKHYGASSCDGCKGFFRRSIRKSHVYSCRFSRQCVVDKDKRNQCRYCRLRKCFRAGMKKEAVQNERDRISTRRSTFDGSNIPSINTLAQAEIRSRQISVSSPGASTDINVKKIASIGDVCESMKQQLLVLVEWAKYIPAFSELPLDDQVALLRAHAGEHLLLGATKRSMMYKDILLLGNNYVIHRNSSEVEISRVANRVLDELVRPFQEIQIDDNEYACLKAIVFFDPDAKGLSDPVKIKNMRFQVQLSLEDYINDRQYDSRGRFGELLLLLPTLQSITWQMIEQIQFVKLFGMVKIDNLLQEMLLGGASNDASHLHHPMHPHLSQDPLTGQTILLGPMSSLVHTDQISTPETPLPSPPQGSGQEQYKIAANQASVISHQPLSKQKQL; from the exons ATAGCTCTGCTCCAGAGACAACAAGTATGAATGCCACAGACAATGGTGTCAACTGTCTATGTGCTATATGTGGGGACAGAGCCACAGGAAAGCATTATGGAGCATCAAGCTGTGATGGGTGCAAGGGCTTCTTCAGACGCAGCATACGCAAGAGTCACGTATATTCCTGCAG GTTCAGTCGGCAATGCGTTGTTGACAAGGACAAAAGGAATCAATGTAGATATTGTCGATTAAGAAAGTGTTTTAGAGCAGGAATGAAAAAAGAAG CTGTGCAAAACGAACGCGATAGAATAAGCACCAGAAGAAGCACATTTGATGGCAGCAACATCCCCTCCATTAACACGCTGGCACAAGCAGAAATTCGGTCTCGCCAG ATCTCAGTCTCAAGCCCTGGTGCAAGCACTGacataaatgttaagaaaattgcCAGTATCGGTGATGTCTGTGAATCTATGAAACAACAGCTCTTAGTCTTGGTGGAATGGGCTAAATATATTCCTGCCTTCTCTGAGTTGCCACTGGATGATCAG gTGGCACTGTTGAGAGCTCACGCAGGGGAACATTTACTGCTTGGAGCTACGAAGAGATCCATGATGTATAAAGATATTTTGCTTTtgg gaAACAACTACGTAATTCACCGCAACAGCAGTGAAGTCGAGATCAGCCGTGTGGCCAACCGGGTTCTAGACGAGCTAGTACGACCATTTCAAGAAATTCAGATTGATGACAACGAATATGCTTGTTTGAAGGCAATTGTATTTTTTGATCCAG aTGCAAAGGGACTAAGTGATCCAGTAAAGATTAAGAACATGCGGTTCCAGGTGCAGCTCAGTTTGGAGGATTACATCAACGACAGGCAGTATGACTCCCGGGGGCGGTTTGGAGAGCTGCTTCTGCTCCTGCCCACACTGCAGAGCATCACTTGGCAAATGATTGAGCAAATACAGTTCGTTAAGCTCTTTGGAATGGTTAAAATTGACAACCTACTTCAGGAAATGCTACTGGGTG GTGCTTCCAATGACGCTAGTCATCTCCATCATCCCATGCATCCACATTTGTCTCAAGATCCATTAACTGGACAAACTATACTTTTAGGTCCCATGTCATCACTGGTTCATACAGACCAGATCT CAACTCCTGAGaccccactcccttccccaccACAAGGCTCTGGACAAGAACAGTACAAAATAGCTGCCAACCAAGCTTCAGTGATTTCACACCAGCCTCTCTCCAAACAAAAGCAATTGTGA
- the HNF4G gene encoding hepatocyte nuclear factor 4-gamma isoform X2 has protein sequence MNATDNGVNCLCAICGDRATGKHYGASSCDGCKGFFRRSIRKSHVYSCRFSRQCVVDKDKRNQCRYCRLRKCFRAGMKKEAVQNERDRISTRRSTFDGSNIPSINTLAQAEIRSRQISVSSPGASTDINVKKIASIGDVCESMKQQLLVLVEWAKYIPAFSELPLDDQVALLRAHAGEHLLLGATKRSMMYKDILLLGNNYVIHRNSSEVEISRVANRVLDELVRPFQEIQIDDNEYACLKAIVFFDPDAKGLSDPVKIKNMRFQVQLSLEDYINDRQYDSRGRFGELLLLLPTLQSITWQMIEQIQFVKLFGMVKIDNLLQEMLLGGASNDASHLHHPMHPHLSQDPLTGQTILLGPMSSLVHTDQISTPETPLPSPPQGSGQEQYKIAANQASVISHQPLSKQKQL, from the exons ATGAATGCCACAGACAATGGTGTCAACTGTCTATGTGCTATATGTGGGGACAGAGCCACAGGAAAGCATTATGGAGCATCAAGCTGTGATGGGTGCAAGGGCTTCTTCAGACGCAGCATACGCAAGAGTCACGTATATTCCTGCAG GTTCAGTCGGCAATGCGTTGTTGACAAGGACAAAAGGAATCAATGTAGATATTGTCGATTAAGAAAGTGTTTTAGAGCAGGAATGAAAAAAGAAG CTGTGCAAAACGAACGCGATAGAATAAGCACCAGAAGAAGCACATTTGATGGCAGCAACATCCCCTCCATTAACACGCTGGCACAAGCAGAAATTCGGTCTCGCCAG ATCTCAGTCTCAAGCCCTGGTGCAAGCACTGacataaatgttaagaaaattgcCAGTATCGGTGATGTCTGTGAATCTATGAAACAACAGCTCTTAGTCTTGGTGGAATGGGCTAAATATATTCCTGCCTTCTCTGAGTTGCCACTGGATGATCAG gTGGCACTGTTGAGAGCTCACGCAGGGGAACATTTACTGCTTGGAGCTACGAAGAGATCCATGATGTATAAAGATATTTTGCTTTtgg gaAACAACTACGTAATTCACCGCAACAGCAGTGAAGTCGAGATCAGCCGTGTGGCCAACCGGGTTCTAGACGAGCTAGTACGACCATTTCAAGAAATTCAGATTGATGACAACGAATATGCTTGTTTGAAGGCAATTGTATTTTTTGATCCAG aTGCAAAGGGACTAAGTGATCCAGTAAAGATTAAGAACATGCGGTTCCAGGTGCAGCTCAGTTTGGAGGATTACATCAACGACAGGCAGTATGACTCCCGGGGGCGGTTTGGAGAGCTGCTTCTGCTCCTGCCCACACTGCAGAGCATCACTTGGCAAATGATTGAGCAAATACAGTTCGTTAAGCTCTTTGGAATGGTTAAAATTGACAACCTACTTCAGGAAATGCTACTGGGTG GTGCTTCCAATGACGCTAGTCATCTCCATCATCCCATGCATCCACATTTGTCTCAAGATCCATTAACTGGACAAACTATACTTTTAGGTCCCATGTCATCACTGGTTCATACAGACCAGATCT CAACTCCTGAGaccccactcccttccccaccACAAGGCTCTGGACAAGAACAGTACAAAATAGCTGCCAACCAAGCTTCAGTGATTTCACACCAGCCTCTCTCCAAACAAAAGCAATTGTGA